One genomic window of Aptenodytes patagonicus chromosome 3, bAptPat1.pri.cur, whole genome shotgun sequence includes the following:
- the RAB23 gene encoding ras-related protein Rab-23: protein MLEEDMEVAIKVVVVGNGAVGKSSMIQRYCKGIFTKDYKKTIGVDFLERQIQVNDEDVRLMLWDTAGQEEFDAITKAYYRGAQACVLVFSTTDRESFRAIPTWKEKVVTEVGDIPTVLVQNKIDLLDDSCIKNEEAEALAKKLKLRFYRASVKEDLNVTEVFKYLADKYLQRLKQQTAEDPELVHTSSNKIGVFNTAGGSHSNQNSSTLNGGDVINLRPNKQRTKKNRNPFSNCSIP, encoded by the exons ATGCTGGAAGAAGACATGGAGGTGGCCATCAAGGTGGTGGTAGTAGGAAATGGAGCTGTTGGAAAGTCCAGTATGATTCAGCGATATTGCAAGGGGATTTTTACAAAAGACTACAAGAAAACTATTGGTGTAGATTTCCTGGAAAGACAAATCCA AGTTAATGATGAAGATGTCAGGCTAATGTTATGGGACACTGCGGGTCAAGAAGAATTTGATGCAATAACTAAGGCCTACTATAGAG GAGCCCAGGCTTGTGTTCTTGTGTTTTCTACAACTGACAGAGAGTCCTTCAGAGCAATCCCTACCTGGAAGGAGAAAGTTGTGACTGAAGTTGGGGACATTCCCACAGTTCTTGTGCAAAATAAGATTGATCTTCTTGATGACTCTTGTATAAAGAA TGAAGAGGCAGAAGCACTGGCAAAAAAGCTAAAATTGAGGTTCTACCGAGCATCTGTGAAGGAAGACCTAAACGTAACTGAAG TTTTTAAGTACTTGGCTGATAAATATCTTCAAAGGCTCAAGCAACAAACAGCTGAAGATCCAGAACTAGTACATACAAGCAGTAACAAGATTG GTGTTTTTAATACAGCTGGTGGAAGTCACTCCAACCAAAATTCTAGCACTCTTAATGGTGGAGATGTCATCAACCTTAGACCAAACAAGCAGAGgaccaagaaaaacagaaatccttttagCAACTGCAGCATACCTTAG